In one Corallococcus silvisoli genomic region, the following are encoded:
- a CDS encoding HTTM domain-containing protein, with protein sequence MNRVPSLLRRFWLEPAAPDALAFLRLAVATIALTQLVILWPHLPALYGNFGLVQWVITDMSAGDWAPSLGRLGILLAPLGVSAMTTLYGVFVLYAVGLVGLLVGYRTRFFAVLTWVTHGITSANATLSLYGVDTILHVLFFYLAFMPSAGRWSLDARAGRVLTGLSSRARVAQRTLQLHLCFIYLDTGLAKAQGPQWWNGEALWRALMQPQFRVFDFSWLASYPVVAQLACWGTLVIEVGYAGMIWVPRLRRHWLLATLALHAGIAVCLRLWLFSLMMMAFNLAAFAWEWRTEAAPAKDAPPESHPEAPLLTTEAA encoded by the coding sequence ATGAACCGCGTCCCTTCCCTCCTGCGCCGCTTCTGGTTGGAGCCGGCCGCTCCCGACGCGCTCGCCTTCCTGCGCCTGGCCGTCGCGACCATCGCCCTCACGCAGCTGGTCATCCTCTGGCCGCACCTGCCCGCGCTCTACGGCAACTTCGGCCTCGTCCAGTGGGTCATCACCGACATGAGCGCGGGGGACTGGGCGCCGAGCCTGGGCCGGTTGGGCATCCTGCTGGCCCCGCTGGGCGTCAGCGCGATGACCACGCTCTACGGCGTCTTCGTCCTCTACGCGGTGGGGCTCGTGGGCCTGCTGGTGGGCTACCGCACGCGCTTCTTCGCGGTGCTCACGTGGGTCACGCACGGCATCACGTCCGCGAACGCGACGCTGTCGCTCTACGGCGTGGACACCATCCTCCACGTCCTCTTCTTCTATCTGGCGTTCATGCCGTCCGCGGGCCGCTGGTCGCTGGACGCGCGCGCGGGCCGCGTCCTCACGGGCCTGTCCTCGCGGGCCCGCGTGGCGCAGCGCACGTTGCAGCTGCACCTGTGCTTCATCTACCTGGACACCGGCCTCGCCAAGGCGCAGGGCCCCCAGTGGTGGAACGGCGAGGCCCTCTGGCGCGCGCTGATGCAGCCGCAGTTCCGCGTCTTCGACTTCTCGTGGCTGGCGTCGTACCCGGTCGTCGCGCAGCTGGCGTGTTGGGGCACGCTCGTCATCGAGGTGGGCTACGCCGGGATGATCTGGGTCCCCCGGCTGCGCCGTCACTGGCTCCTGGCCACGCTGGCGTTGCACGCGGGCATCGCCGTCTGTCTGCGGCTGTGGCTCTTCTCCCTGATGATGATGGCCTTCAACCTGGCCGCGTTCGCCTGGGAGTGGCGGACCGAGGCCGCGCCCGCGAAGGACGCGCCCCCGGAGTCGCACCCGGAGGCCCCGCTCCTGACCACCGAGGCGGCCTGA
- a CDS encoding Mpo1-like protein, which yields MSFADKMRVWMPLHENGVSRAVHFLGAYLFTFALLVPLCWVRVPGLPVTAAHLLVAAVALYAVTLEWTAGLLMAVPLVPTLLAAEAVAGLPTGTAAGVAVGVMVVRFALVVGAHVVFEKKTHGLSLGGPLLFFIEPVYLLTLVLFGLGFKQDLRARVTSAEPGLAAGH from the coding sequence ATGAGCTTCGCCGACAAGATGCGCGTCTGGATGCCCCTGCACGAGAACGGCGTCAGCCGCGCCGTGCACTTCCTGGGGGCCTACCTCTTCACCTTCGCGCTGCTGGTCCCCCTGTGCTGGGTGCGGGTGCCCGGCCTTCCCGTCACCGCCGCGCACCTGCTGGTGGCCGCGGTGGCGCTGTACGCCGTGACGCTGGAATGGACCGCGGGCCTGCTGATGGCGGTGCCCCTGGTCCCCACGCTGCTGGCCGCCGAGGCGGTGGCGGGGCTGCCCACCGGGACGGCCGCGGGCGTGGCGGTGGGCGTCATGGTGGTTCGCTTCGCGCTGGTGGTGGGCGCGCACGTCGTCTTCGAGAAGAAGACCCACGGCCTGTCCCTGGGCGGTCCGCTGCTCTTCTTCATCGAGCCGGTGTACCTGCTCACGCTGGTGCTCTTCGGACTGGGCTTCAAGCAGGACCTGCGCGCTCGCGTGACGTCCGCGGAGCCCGGGCTGGCCGCCGGACACTGA
- a CDS encoding DUF3175 domain-containing protein has product MASVTKKPRGHTAPRKRPSTAKRSTAKRRYWSAEVTAHSNAMKLEDRVFTRSPKQIARSVKRSAERSDRLKASPFQSAMSMLSFYGNRAGKNLPASRKRALQEAKAELRRLYHRPP; this is encoded by the coding sequence ATGGCCTCCGTGACGAAGAAGCCGCGCGGCCACACCGCCCCCCGGAAGCGGCCGTCCACCGCGAAGCGCTCCACGGCGAAACGGCGCTACTGGTCCGCGGAGGTGACGGCGCACAGCAACGCGATGAAGTTGGAGGACCGGGTCTTCACGCGGTCCCCGAAGCAGATCGCCCGCTCCGTGAAGCGCTCCGCCGAACGCAGTGACCGGCTCAAGGCCTCGCCCTTCCAGTCGGCCATGTCGATGCTGTCGTTCTACGGCAACCGCGCGGGGAAGAACCTCCCGGCCTCGCGCAAGCGCGCGCTCCAAGAGGCCAAGGCGGAGCTGCGCAGGCTGTACCACCGGCCGCCCTGA
- a CDS encoding NAD-dependent epimerase/dehydratase family protein — translation MKILVTGATGYIGGAVVEALERAGHQVLGLARSEEARGKLAARGVQAVTGDLKDTAGLAALVKDLDAVIWTATANSEAVDAPAVAAVLDALQGTNKAFLYTSGVWVHGDTRGVATEESPLNATPIVSWRPAVERRALSTPGVRGIVIRPGVVYGHGTGIPAMLVASAKEGGAVRYVGTGENHWPVVFVEDLADLYVRAVEKAPAGTVLIATQGPAVKVKDAAAAASEAAGVAGKTVAWPLEEARKQFGPFADALALDQQFTSQKAEKLLGWAPRGPGLLEDLRAGSYARR, via the coding sequence ATGAAGATTCTGGTGACTGGTGCGACGGGCTACATCGGCGGGGCGGTGGTGGAGGCGCTCGAGCGGGCCGGCCACCAGGTGCTGGGGCTGGCGCGCTCGGAGGAGGCGCGCGGCAAGCTCGCGGCCCGGGGCGTCCAGGCGGTGACGGGCGACCTGAAGGACACCGCGGGGCTGGCCGCCCTGGTGAAGGACCTGGACGCGGTCATCTGGACGGCCACGGCCAACAGCGAGGCCGTGGACGCGCCCGCCGTTGCGGCGGTGCTGGACGCGCTCCAAGGCACGAACAAGGCGTTCCTCTACACGAGCGGCGTCTGGGTGCACGGGGACACGCGCGGCGTCGCCACGGAGGAGTCCCCGCTGAACGCCACGCCCATCGTCTCCTGGCGTCCGGCCGTGGAGCGGCGCGCCCTGAGCACGCCGGGCGTGCGCGGCATCGTCATCCGCCCGGGCGTCGTCTACGGCCACGGCACCGGCATCCCCGCGATGCTCGTCGCGTCCGCGAAGGAGGGCGGCGCCGTCCGCTACGTGGGCACCGGTGAGAACCACTGGCCGGTGGTGTTCGTGGAGGACCTGGCGGACCTCTACGTGCGCGCCGTGGAGAAGGCCCCCGCGGGCACCGTCCTCATCGCCACGCAGGGCCCGGCGGTGAAGGTGAAGGACGCCGCCGCCGCCGCGAGCGAGGCCGCTGGCGTGGCCGGGAAGACCGTCGCGTGGCCCCTGGAGGAGGCCCGGAAGCAGTTCGGCCCGTTCGCGGACGCGCTGGCGTTGGATCAGCAGTTCACCTCCCAGAAGGCGGAGAAGCTGCTGGGCTGGGCACCCCGGGGGCCCGGCCTCCTGGAGGACCTGCGCGCCGGCTCGTACGCGCGGCGCTGA